A stretch of the Lactuca sativa cultivar Salinas chromosome 9, Lsat_Salinas_v11, whole genome shotgun sequence genome encodes the following:
- the LOC111907489 gene encoding methylsterol monooxygenase 2-2, giving the protein MASIIESGWTYLITNFSDFQLACLGSFLLHESVFFLSGLPFIYLERAGWLNKYKIQMKNNTNEAQNKCITRLLLYHFCVNLPVMIASYPVFRFMGMRSSLPLPSWKVMSTQIIFYFIVEDFIFYWGHRILHTKWLYKHVHSVHHEYATPFGLTSEYAHPAEILFLGFATIFGPAITGPHLITLWLWMVVRVLETVEAHCGYHFPWSPSNFLPLYGGSDFHDYHHRLIYTKSGNYSSTFVYMDWLFGTDSGYRKLKALKSEEEAMFKEN; this is encoded by the exons TATCTGATCACAAATTTCAGTGACTTTCAGTTGGCTTGCCTTGGAAGTTTTTTGCTTCATGAATCTGTTTTCTTCTTATCTGGACTTCCTTTCATTTACTTAGAAAGGGCAGGATGGCTGAACAAGTACAAAATTCAG ATGAAGAATAACACCAATGAAGCTCAAAATAAATGCATCACTCGCTTACTATTGTATCATTTTTGTGTCAATCTCCCTGTTATGATTGCTTCATATCCTGTCTTCAGATTCATGGGAATGAGAAGCAGTCTTCCATTGCCATCCTG GAAAGTAATGTCTACACAGATAATATTCTACTTCATAGTTGAAGATTTTATATTTTACTGGGGACACAGAATTTTACATACCAAATGGCTGTATAAGCATGTCCACAGTGTCCATCATGA GTATGCAACGCCTTTCGGATTGACTTCAGAATACGCACACCCTGCTGAAATATTATTCCTTGGTTTTGCTACTATTTTCGGTCCTGCCATCACGGGCCCACATCTCATAACACTTTGGTTGTGGATGGTGGTGAGAGTTCTTGAGACAGTTGAGGCACATTGTGGTTATCATTTCCCATGGAGCCCCTCAAACTTTCTTCCTTTATACGGGGG ttCTGACTTTCATGACTATCATCACCGACTCATCTACACCAAATCAGGGAACTACTCATCAACTTTTGTCTACATGGACTG GTTATTTGGCACGGACAGTGGATACAGAAAGCTGAAGGCATTGAAGAGTGAAGAGGAAGCCATGTTTAAAGAGAATTGA